From Ficedula albicollis isolate OC2 chromosome 5, FicAlb1.5, whole genome shotgun sequence, one genomic window encodes:
- the CRY2 gene encoding cryptochrome-2 produces PLGPAPALCRSVHWFRRGLRLHDNPALQEALRDATSLRCIYILDPWFAASSAVGINRWRFLLQSLEDLDNSLRKLNSRLFVVRGQPTDVFPRLFKEWGVTRLTFEYDSEPFGKERDAAIIKLAKEAGVEVVIENSHTLYDLDRIIELNGHKPPLTYKRFQAIISRMELPKKPVSTVISQQMETCKVDIQENHDDVYGVPSLEELGFPTDGLAPAVWQGGETEALARLDKHLERKAWVANYERPRMNANSLLASPTGLSPYLRFGCLSCRLFYYRLWELYKKVKRNSTPPLSLYGQLLWREFFYTAATNNPKFDRMEGNPICIQIPWDRNPEALAKWAEGKTGFPWIDAIMTQLRQEGWIHHLARHAVACFLTRGDLWISWESGVRVFDELLLDADFSVNAGSWMWLSCSAFFQQFFHCYCPVGFGRRTDPSGDYVKRYLPKLKGFPSRYIYEPWNAPESVQKAAKCIIGVDYPKPMVNHAETSRLNIERMKQIYQQLSRYRGLCLLASVPSCVEDLSGPVTDSALGQGCSTSTAVRLSQAEQASPKRKHEGAEEPCPEELYKRAKVADLPASEIPGKSL; encoded by the exons aTTTCTTCTCCAGTCCCTGGAAGATCTGGACAACAGTTTAAGGAAACTGAACTCTCGCTTGTTTGTTGTGCGAGGGCAGCCAACGGATGTCTTCCCAAGACTCTTTAAA GAATGGGGAGTCACTCGTCTCACCTTTGAATACGACTCAGAGCCGTTTGGAAAGGAGAGAGATGCAGCTATCATCAAACTGGCCAAGGAGGCTGGTGTGGAGGTGGTGATAGAGAACTCCCACACCCTCTATGACCTGGACAG AATAATTGAGCTGAATGGCCACAAGCCACCCCTCACCTACAAGCGCTTCCAGGCCATCATTAGCCGTATGGAGCTCCCAAAGAAGCCAGTGAGCACTGTAATAAGTCAGCAGATGGAAACATGTAAAGTGGACATCCAGGAAAACCATGACGATGTCTATGgggtcccatccctggaagagctgG GCTTTCCTACAGATGGTCTTGCCCCTGCAGTTTGGCAAGGAGGGGAGACAGAAGCTCTGGCACGGCTGGATAAACACTTGGAAAGAAAG GCATGGGTTGCAAATTACGAACGACCAAGGATGAATGCCAATTCGTTGCTGGCCAGCCCCACGGGACTCAGTCCCTACCTGCGCTTCGGCTGCTTGTCCTGCCGCTTGTTTTACTATCGTCTCTGGGAGCTGTATAAGAAG GTGAAGCGGAACAGCACACCGCCCCTGTCTCTGTACGGACAGCTTCTGTGGCGGGAGTTCTTCTACACAGCAGCCACCAACAACCCCAAGTTCGATCGCATGGAGGGGAATCCCATCTGCATACAAATCCCCTGGGACAGGAACCCTGAAGCCTTGGCAAAGTGGGCAGAGGGCAAGACAGGCTTCCCTTGGATCGATGCAATCATGACCCAGCTGAGACAAGAAGGGTGGATCCACCATCTGGCCAGGCACGCCGTGGCCTGCTTCCTGACCAGGGGTGACCTCTGGATCAGCTGGGAGTCAGGAGTCAGG GTGTTTGACGAGCTGTTGCTGGATGCAGATTTCAGTGTGAATGCCGgcagctggatgtggctctCGTGCAGTGCGTTCTTCCAACAGTTCTTCCACTGTTACTGTCCTGTGGGCTTCGGACGGCGCACAGACCCCAGTGGTGACTACGTGAA GAGGTATCTGCCCAAACTAAAGGGTTTCCCCTCACGGTATATCTATGAGCCATGGAATGCCCCAGAGTCTGTGCAGAAGGCAGCCAAGTGCATCATTGGGGTGGACTACCCCAAACCCATGGTGAACCACGCAGAGACCAGCCGACTGAACATCGAGCGCATGAAGCAGATCTACCAGCAGCTGTCACGCTACAGGGGCCTCT GTTTACTGGCATCTGTCCCTTCATGTGTGGAAGATCTCAGTGGCCCAGTCACAGACTCAGCTTTGGGGCAAGGCTGCAGCACCAGTACAG CAGTGAGGCTGTCTCAAGCAGAGCAGGCTTCTCCAAAACGCAAACACGAGGGAGCGGAAGAGCCATGCCCTGAAGAACTGTACAAACGAGCCAAAGTGGCAGATCTTCCCGCTTCAGAGATCCCTGGGAAGAGTTTGTGA